Proteins co-encoded in one Candidatus Bathyarchaeota archaeon genomic window:
- the endA gene encoding tRNA-intron lyase codes for MKDKKRQVEESRNSEIKKIKGSLSKKGVTVSASDGFENFASRGYGILENRKLTLSFYEALFLQSKGILEVFRGKSRKALDFQELLHRFGLADENVWVKYLIYRDLRSRGYVVREGFGLGIDFRVYERGEYGKATATYLVLGIQEGKPISVKHMARVLKHAQSLKKKLVLVVVNRRGEIVYYTLSKLTMKKS; via the coding sequence TTGAAGGATAAGAAACGGCAAGTCGAAGAGTCTCGGAATTCTGAAATCAAGAAGATTAAGGGCTCACTTTCAAAAAAAGGTGTTACAGTGTCAGCTAGTGACGGTTTTGAAAACTTCGCTTCTCGCGGCTACGGAATACTAGAAAATAGAAAATTGACTTTGAGTTTCTACGAAGCCCTGTTTCTCCAAAGCAAGGGAATACTTGAAGTTTTTAGAGGAAAATCGCGTAAGGCTTTAGATTTCCAAGAGCTTCTGCATCGTTTCGGGCTTGCGGATGAAAATGTTTGGGTGAAATATTTGATTTATCGAGATTTGAGAAGCCGTGGTTACGTGGTGAGGGAGGGATTCGGGTTAGGAATAGATTTTCGAGTTTACGAAAGGGGAGAGTATGGAAAAGCCACTGCCACTTATCTCGTTCTCGGGATTCAGGAAGGCAAGCCTATTTCGGTAAAACATATGGCTCGTGTGTTGAAGCATGCTCAAAGCTTGAAAAAGAAGCTGGTTTTGGTGGTTGTGAACCGCCGCGGAGAAATCGTTTATTATACTCTTTCAAAGTTAACCATGAAAAAATCATAG
- the mtnA gene encoding S-methyl-5-thioribose-1-phosphate isomerase: MRTIEWKDGVVTTVDQTKLPNQTALLKMTSCDEVVKAIKTMQIRGAPLLGAAAAYGLALTAYYSKAGDRGRLIEELSASAQFLKTTRPTAMNLFWAIDRVMEKAKKTEGNAVVVVRVIVEEAQRIAAEDVDVNRRIGEHGSELLDDGDTILTHCNAGSLATVDYGTALGVIRSAWKNGKGIKVIATETRPLLQGARLTVYELLRDSIPVTLITDSMVGYVMGKGLVNKVVVGADRIVKDAVVNKIGTYTIAVIAHEHGVPFYVAAPKSTFDMNRLAGDVVVEERSTEEVVRFCGVQVAPKGVPAFNPAFDVTPMKYVTAIICEEGVLSPADFQKLSTA, translated from the coding sequence ATGAGAACGATTGAATGGAAAGATGGTGTTGTGACGACTGTTGATCAGACCAAGCTGCCTAATCAAACAGCACTTTTGAAAATGACAAGTTGCGATGAAGTTGTAAAAGCCATCAAAACCATGCAGATTCGCGGAGCGCCACTTTTGGGAGCAGCAGCAGCTTATGGTCTTGCGTTAACAGCATATTATTCAAAGGCCGGAGACAGAGGAAGGCTTATTGAAGAGCTTAGTGCTTCTGCACAATTTTTAAAAACAACTCGGCCTACTGCTATGAATTTGTTTTGGGCGATAGACAGAGTAATGGAGAAAGCGAAAAAAACAGAAGGGAATGCTGTGGTCGTTGTAAGAGTTATAGTTGAAGAAGCGCAAAGAATAGCCGCGGAAGACGTTGATGTGAATCGGAGAATTGGAGAACACGGTTCTGAGCTCCTAGATGATGGTGACACCATCCTAACGCACTGTAATGCAGGCAGTTTAGCAACGGTGGACTACGGGACGGCACTGGGAGTTATAAGATCAGCTTGGAAAAATGGCAAGGGCATCAAGGTCATTGCGACGGAAACTCGGCCTCTGCTTCAAGGTGCACGGCTAACTGTTTACGAGTTGCTTCGCGACAGCATTCCTGTAACTTTGATTACTGATAGTATGGTGGGCTATGTTATGGGTAAAGGATTGGTCAATAAGGTGGTTGTGGGAGCGGATAGGATAGTGAAGGATGCGGTGGTTAACAAAATTGGCACTTATACGATAGCAGTGATAGCTCACGAGCATGGGGTTCCTTTTTATGTTGCTGCTCCAAAGTCAACATTCGACATGAATCGATTGGCAGGAGATGTAGTTGTTGAAGAAAGGAGTACGGAGGAAGTGGTTAGATTCTGTGGTGTGCAGGTTGCTCCGAAAGGGGTACCTGCCTTTAACCCGGCTTTTGACGTTACGCCTATGAAATATGTTACCGCAATAATCTGTGAAGAAGGGGTCCTTTCACCAGCTGATTTCCAAAAGCTTTCAACTGCTTGA